A genomic segment from Janthinobacterium sp. 64 encodes:
- a CDS encoding FKBP-type peptidyl-prolyl cis-trans isomerase has translation MKSVFQMIATLACAVVLTACGAAANTEKPVVLDPNTQVKDLVITNPVVGTGTTAAAGDTLDVLYTGWLYDASKPDNKGKQFETNMSGAALPFQLGKGLVIVGWDRGLDGMKVGGTRILSIPYDLGYGKVGKPPLIPGYAGLLFEVKLVNVSKK, from the coding sequence ATGAAATCGGTATTTCAAATGATCGCCACGCTCGCTTGTGCCGTGGTCCTGACCGCCTGCGGTGCTGCTGCCAACACCGAGAAGCCAGTCGTGCTCGACCCGAATACGCAGGTGAAAGACCTGGTCATTACCAATCCGGTGGTCGGCACCGGCACGACAGCGGCAGCGGGCGATACTCTGGATGTGCTCTACACGGGCTGGCTGTACGACGCGAGCAAGCCGGACAACAAGGGCAAGCAGTTCGAGACAAACATGTCTGGCGCGGCGTTGCCTTTCCAGCTGGGCAAGGGTCTCGTGATTGTGGGATGGGACCGCGGCCTGGACGGCATGAAGGTGGGCGGCACCCGTATCCTGTCCATTCCGTATGACCTCGGTTATGGCAAGGTGGGCAAGCCACCGTTGATTCCCGGCTACGCGGGCTTGCTGTTTGAAGTCAAGCTTGTGAACGTGTCGAAAAAATAA
- a CDS encoding organic hydroperoxide resistance protein, which yields MSIKQVLYRAQATATGGREGRAVSSDNVLDVKLTTPKELGGNGAVGTNPEQLFAAGYSACFIGAMKFVGGRDKIALPADLSIEGNVGIGAIDTGFGIEVELKISLPGMERAAAEALVAAAHIVCPYSNATRGNIDVTLTIV from the coding sequence ATGTCGATCAAACAAGTCCTGTACCGCGCTCAAGCCACCGCCACCGGAGGCCGCGAAGGCCGTGCCGTGTCGTCCGATAATGTGCTGGACGTCAAGCTGACCACGCCGAAAGAACTGGGCGGCAATGGCGCCGTGGGCACCAATCCGGAACAACTGTTCGCCGCCGGCTACTCGGCCTGCTTCATCGGCGCCATGAAATTCGTCGGCGGCCGCGACAAGATCGCCCTGCCAGCGGATCTGTCCATCGAAGGCAACGTCGGCATCGGCGCCATCGACACGGGCTTCGGCATCGAAGTGGAACTGAAAATCTCGCTGCCAGGCATGGAGCGCGCCGCCGCCGAAGCGCTGGTCGCCGCCGCCCACATCGTTTGCCCGTACTCGAACGCCACGCGCGGCAACATCGACGTTACCCTGACCATCGTATGA
- a CDS encoding potassium transporter Kup, with protein sequence MTSEHKKSGLVGLTLAAVGIVYGDIGTSPLYTLKTVFDPAHGLSVTHNNLLGIVSLIFWGLTLIVSLKYVTLVLRADNRGEGGIMALMALVLSSVSKSSRWHVPLMVIGVFGATLFYGDSVITPAISVLSAIEGLEVATPAFSPYVVWLTIAVLVALYSVQSHGTAGIGRFFAPIMLIWFVALAFMGVLNIIKSPGILAAVNPLHAVAFLLDNGRIAFLSLGAVVLALTGAEALYADMGHFGKKPIRMAWFLIAFPALALNYLGQGGLLLAHPEAISNPFYQQLGAWSVYPLVILSTMATVIASQATISGTFSMTKQAIALGFLPRMRVRHTSESEIGQIYIPAVNWLQLAVVLLAVVGFGSSEKLAAAYGIAVTATMLATTILTFFVIRYRWKMNLLLCWAATGFFLIIDVNLFAASSLKLFHGGWFPLLLGAVLFIIMLTWKRGRQLVFQNLEKHAIPLNEFLSSLFIAPPLRVPGTAIFLRGETDGVPHALLHNLLHNKVLHERVIFLTVFMHEEPWVLPSERVRVVELGHQCYQVNVHYGFKDEPDIPAALAQCAEQGLDFEMMETSFFIARQTIISTPGAGMMPWREHLFVTMSRNARTAADYYQIPSNRVIELGTQVEI encoded by the coding sequence TTGACGTCGGAACACAAAAAAAGCGGCCTGGTCGGCTTGACACTGGCTGCCGTCGGCATCGTCTATGGCGATATCGGCACCAGTCCGCTATACACCCTCAAAACGGTATTCGACCCGGCCCACGGCCTGTCTGTCACGCATAACAACCTGCTGGGCATCGTTTCGCTGATCTTCTGGGGCCTGACCCTGATCGTTTCGCTGAAATACGTGACCCTGGTGCTGCGTGCCGACAACCGCGGCGAGGGCGGCATCATGGCCCTGATGGCGCTGGTGCTGTCGTCCGTCAGCAAGTCCTCGCGCTGGCATGTGCCGCTGATGGTGATCGGCGTGTTTGGCGCCACCCTGTTCTATGGCGACAGCGTGATCACGCCGGCCATTTCGGTGCTGTCGGCGATCGAAGGCCTGGAAGTGGCCACGCCTGCCTTCAGCCCGTATGTGGTGTGGCTGACGATCGCCGTGCTGGTGGCGCTGTATTCGGTGCAGTCGCACGGTACGGCCGGCATCGGCCGCTTCTTCGCTCCCATCATGCTGATATGGTTTGTCGCGCTCGCCTTTATGGGCGTGCTCAACATCATCAAGTCGCCAGGCATCCTGGCCGCCGTCAATCCGCTGCACGCGGTGGCTTTCCTGCTCGACAATGGCCGCATCGCCTTCCTGTCGCTGGGCGCCGTGGTGCTGGCACTGACGGGCGCCGAAGCGCTGTACGCGGACATGGGCCACTTCGGCAAGAAGCCGATCCGCATGGCCTGGTTCCTGATCGCCTTTCCCGCGCTGGCGCTGAATTACCTGGGCCAGGGCGGCTTGCTGCTGGCGCACCCGGAAGCCATTTCCAATCCGTTCTACCAGCAGCTGGGCGCCTGGAGCGTGTATCCGCTGGTGATTTTGTCGACCATGGCCACCGTGATCGCTTCGCAGGCGACCATTTCCGGCACCTTCTCGATGACCAAGCAAGCCATCGCGCTGGGCTTCTTGCCGCGCATGCGCGTGCGCCACACGTCGGAAAGCGAAATCGGCCAGATTTACATCCCGGCCGTGAACTGGCTGCAACTGGCCGTCGTGCTGCTGGCCGTGGTTGGTTTTGGTTCGTCGGAAAAGCTGGCCGCCGCCTACGGCATCGCCGTCACCGCCACCATGCTGGCCACCACGATCCTGACCTTCTTCGTCATCCGCTACCGCTGGAAGATGAATTTGCTGCTGTGCTGGGCCGCCACCGGTTTCTTCCTGATCATCGATGTGAACCTGTTCGCGGCCAGTTCCCTGAAACTGTTCCACGGCGGCTGGTTCCCGCTGTTGCTGGGTGCCGTCCTGTTCATCATCATGCTGACCTGGAAACGGGGCCGCCAGCTGGTGTTCCAGAACCTGGAAAAGCACGCGATCCCGCTCAACGAATTTCTTTCGTCGCTGTTCATCGCGCCGCCGTTGCGCGTGCCCGGCACGGCCATTTTCCTGCGCGGCGAAACGGATGGCGTGCCGCATGCGCTGCTGCATAACTTGCTGCATAACAAGGTGCTGCATGAGCGCGTCATTTTCCTCACCGTCTTCATGCATGAAGAGCCGTGGGTGTTGCCATCGGAGCGCGTGCGCGTGGTGGAGCTGGGCCACCAGTGCTATCAGGTCAATGTGCATTACGGCTTCAAGGATGAACCGGACATTCCGGCGGCGCTGGCGCAATGCGCCGAACAGGGACTCGATTTCGAGATGATGGAAACGTCGTTCTTCATCGCGCGCCAGACCATCATCTCGACGCCGGGGGCCGGCATGATGCCATGGCGCGAACACCTGTTCGTCACCATGTCGCGCAATGCGCGCACGGCGGCCGACTACTATCAGATCCCGAGCAACCGGGTGATCGAACTGGGTACGCAGGTGGAAATCTAG
- a CDS encoding GNAT family N-acetyltransferase, whose translation MITWQWQTFDELGPHALYQVLALRQRVFVIEQQCIYPDLDGHDQQAMHLLGWQTVDGQRRLAAYLRVLAPGAKYVEMSLGRVLTAPEARTTGAGKLLLAEGIARAEGQHPGHAIRIGAQHYLERFYQSFGFVTVSAPYDEDGIEHIDMLRAVAPETAA comes from the coding sequence ATGATCACCTGGCAATGGCAAACCTTCGACGAACTCGGCCCCCACGCTTTGTACCAGGTGCTGGCCTTGCGCCAGCGCGTGTTCGTCATCGAACAGCAGTGCATTTACCCGGACCTCGATGGCCATGACCAGCAAGCCATGCATTTGCTGGGCTGGCAAACGGTCGATGGCCAGCGCCGGCTCGCCGCGTATCTGCGCGTGCTGGCGCCGGGCGCCAAATACGTGGAAATGTCGCTGGGCCGCGTGCTGACGGCGCCCGAAGCGCGCACCACGGGCGCCGGCAAGCTGCTGCTGGCGGAGGGCATCGCGCGCGCCGAAGGCCAGCACCCCGGTCACGCCATCCGCATCGGTGCGCAGCACTACCTGGAGCGTTTCTATCAGTCCTTCGGTTTTGTCACCGTCAGCGCACCGTACGACGAAGACGGCATTGAGCACATCGATATGCTGCGTGCAGTGGCGCCGGAAACAGCGGCATGA
- the ettA gene encoding energy-dependent translational throttle protein EttA, producing the protein MANYVYTMNRVGKIVPPKRQILKDISLSFFPGAKIGVLGLNGSGKSTLLKIMAGIDTDIQGEAVPMPGLNIGYLPQEPQLDPEKTVRQEVESGLGEVFEAQAKLEAVYAAYAEEDADFDALATEQARLEAIISTSDGGNLNLQLEMAADALRLPPWDASIGVLSGGEKRRVALCKLLLSKPDMLLLDEPTNHLDAESVDWLEQFLLRFPGTVVAITHDRYFLDNAAEWILELDRGSGIPWKGNYSTWLEQKQARLKQEESTESARQKALQKELEWSRQNPKARQAKSKARLARFNELSEHEYQKRNETQEIFIPVAERLGNDVIEFKNVSKAFGDRLLIDNLSFTVPPGAIVGIIGPNGAGKSTLFKMITGKEQPDSGEVAIGQTARVSIVDQNRGDSLSDGKTVFQDVCGGADMLTVGRFEMPSRAYLGRFNFKGGDQQKIVGNLSGGERGRLHLAKTLLMGGNVLLLDEPSNDLDVETLRALEDALLEFAGSVMVISHDRWFLDRIATHILAFEGDSQVTFFDGNYQEYEADKKKRLGDEGAKPKRIRYKPLTV; encoded by the coding sequence ATGGCAAATTACGTCTACACCATGAATCGCGTGGGCAAAATCGTCCCGCCCAAGCGCCAGATTCTGAAAGATATTTCCCTCTCCTTCTTCCCAGGCGCGAAGATCGGCGTGCTGGGCCTGAACGGCTCCGGCAAATCGACGCTGCTGAAAATCATGGCCGGCATCGACACCGACATCCAGGGCGAAGCCGTGCCGATGCCGGGCCTGAACATCGGCTACCTGCCGCAGGAACCGCAGCTGGACCCGGAAAAAACCGTGCGCCAGGAAGTCGAATCGGGCCTGGGCGAAGTGTTTGAAGCGCAAGCCAAACTGGAAGCCGTGTACGCCGCGTATGCCGAGGAAGACGCCGATTTCGATGCCCTGGCCACGGAACAGGCACGCCTGGAAGCGATCATCTCGACTTCCGACGGCGGCAATTTGAATTTGCAGCTGGAAATGGCCGCCGACGCGCTGCGCCTGCCGCCCTGGGATGCCAGCATCGGCGTGCTGTCCGGCGGTGAAAAGCGCCGCGTGGCGCTGTGCAAGCTGTTGCTGTCCAAGCCCGACATGCTGCTGCTCGACGAACCGACCAACCATCTGGATGCGGAATCGGTCGACTGGCTGGAACAATTCCTGCTGCGCTTCCCCGGCACCGTGGTGGCCATCACCCATGACCGCTACTTCCTCGACAACGCAGCCGAATGGATCCTGGAGCTGGACCGCGGCAGCGGCATTCCATGGAAAGGGAACTACTCGACCTGGCTGGAGCAGAAACAAGCCCGCCTGAAGCAGGAAGAATCGACGGAATCGGCGCGCCAGAAGGCGCTGCAAAAGGAATTGGAATGGTCGCGCCAGAACCCGAAAGCGCGCCAGGCCAAGTCGAAAGCCCGCCTGGCCCGCTTCAACGAGCTGTCCGAGCACGAATACCAGAAGCGCAACGAAACGCAGGAAATCTTCATTCCCGTGGCCGAACGCCTGGGCAATGACGTCATCGAGTTCAAGAACGTGTCGAAAGCGTTCGGCGACCGTTTGCTGATCGATAACCTGAGCTTTACCGTGCCGCCAGGCGCCATCGTCGGCATCATCGGCCCCAACGGCGCCGGCAAGTCGACCCTGTTCAAGATGATCACCGGCAAGGAACAGCCGGACAGCGGCGAAGTGGCCATCGGCCAGACGGCGCGCGTGTCCATCGTCGACCAGAATCGCGGCGACTCGCTGTCGGACGGCAAGACCGTCTTCCAGGACGTGTGCGGTGGCGCCGACATGTTGACGGTCGGCCGCTTCGAAATGCCATCGCGCGCCTATCTGGGCCGCTTCAACTTCAAGGGCGGCGACCAGCAAAAAATCGTCGGCAATCTGTCCGGCGGTGAACGTGGCCGTCTGCACCTGGCAAAAACCCTCTTGATGGGCGGCAACGTCCTGCTGCTCGATGAACCGTCGAACGATCTGGACGTGGAAACCCTGCGCGCGCTGGAAGACGCCTTGCTGGAATTTGCCGGCAGCGTGATGGTCATCTCGCATGATCGCTGGTTCCTCGACCGTATCGCCACGCACATCCTGGCATTCGAAGGCGATTCGCAGGTCACCTTCTTTGACGGCAACTATCAGGAATACGAAGCCGACAAGAAGAAACGCCTCGGTGACGAAGGCGCGAAACCAAAACGTATCCGCTACAAACCGCTCACCGTATAA
- the rarD gene encoding EamA family transporter RarD, with product MNPGMLYASLAFLCWGLFPLYFHAIGEIAPQEILAHRMVWSLLFLGIVLTVRRQWSWLGSLKAQPKVVAGFVASAFLLSANWFIYIWAVNNGHVVDASLGYFITPLINVMLGFMLLHERLRRLQWLAIGLAACGVAWLTWQAGQVPWIALLLAATFGGYGLLRKTAALGALEGLSFETLILFPLALAYMLWLAWHGQSGFVNTDSTATRALLLASGPITAIPLLLFAAGARRLPLAVLGLLQYIAPTGQLLIGVWVFHESFTPERMLGFLVIWTALALYAAEGLWSSRRARLAA from the coding sequence ATGAATCCAGGCATGTTGTACGCCTCCCTCGCCTTCCTGTGCTGGGGCCTGTTCCCCCTGTACTTTCACGCCATCGGCGAGATCGCGCCACAGGAAATCCTGGCGCACCGCATGGTCTGGTCTCTGTTGTTTCTAGGCATCGTGCTGACCGTGCGCCGCCAGTGGAGCTGGCTGGGCAGCCTGAAAGCGCAGCCCAAGGTCGTGGCCGGCTTCGTCGCCAGTGCGTTTTTGCTGTCCGCCAATTGGTTCATCTATATCTGGGCCGTCAACAACGGCCATGTGGTCGATGCCAGCCTCGGCTACTTCATTACGCCGCTGATCAATGTCATGCTGGGCTTTATGCTGCTGCACGAGCGCTTGCGCCGCCTGCAGTGGCTGGCCATCGGCCTGGCCGCCTGCGGCGTGGCCTGGCTCACCTGGCAGGCGGGGCAAGTGCCGTGGATCGCCCTGCTGCTGGCGGCCACTTTCGGCGGCTATGGCTTGCTGCGCAAGACGGCCGCGCTCGGTGCGCTGGAAGGCCTGTCATTCGAAACCTTGATTTTGTTTCCGCTGGCGCTGGCCTACATGCTGTGGCTGGCCTGGCACGGCCAGAGCGGCTTCGTCAATACAGATTCCACCGCCACGCGCGCGCTGCTGCTGGCGTCCGGCCCCATCACGGCCATCCCCCTGCTGCTGTTTGCCGCCGGCGCGCGCCGCCTGCCGCTGGCCGTGCTGGGCCTGCTGCAATACATCGCCCCCACGGGCCAGCTGCTGATCGGCGTATGGGTCTTCCACGAATCGTTCACGCCCGAACGCATGCTGGGCTTCCTCGTCATCTGGACGGCGCTGGCCCTGTACGCGGCCGAAGGGCTGTGGAGCAGCCGCCGCGCGCGCCTGGCCGCCTGA
- a CDS encoding diphthine--ammonia ligase has product MTTALISWSGGKDSCLALWRARNAGMAVPLLITAMDEDGRKSRSHGVPPELLEAQAASLGARLQRYHASWASYEEQFIAMLRAAKAEGIDHALFGDIDLQPHRDWEEKVCAAAGLTAHLPLWGGDRRALVDEFLAAGFKAIVVCINGRHLPRAFCGREFDAAFLADLPPGVDACGENGEFHTFVYDGPAFSAPVALRRTQVLQYDAPADLGGATYYFQELAPA; this is encoded by the coding sequence ATGACGACGGCCCTGATTTCCTGGAGCGGCGGCAAGGATTCCTGCCTGGCCCTGTGGCGCGCGCGCAACGCCGGCATGGCCGTTCCCCTGTTGATCACGGCCATGGATGAAGACGGCCGCAAATCGCGCTCGCACGGCGTGCCGCCCGAGCTGCTTGAGGCGCAGGCGGCCAGCCTGGGCGCGCGCCTGCAGCGCTATCACGCCAGCTGGGCCAGCTACGAGGAGCAATTCATCGCCATGCTGCGCGCGGCCAAGGCCGAGGGTATCGATCATGCGCTGTTTGGCGACATCGACCTGCAGCCGCACCGCGACTGGGAAGAAAAAGTCTGCGCCGCGGCCGGCCTGACGGCCCACCTGCCCCTGTGGGGCGGGGACCGCCGCGCGCTGGTCGACGAATTTCTCGCCGCCGGCTTCAAGGCCATCGTCGTGTGCATCAATGGCCGGCACCTGCCACGCGCATTTTGCGGGCGCGAGTTCGATGCCGCCTTTTTGGCCGACCTGCCGCCCGGCGTCGACGCCTGCGGCGAAAACGGCGAATTCCACACCTTCGTCTACGACGGCCCCGCCTTCAGCGCCCCGGTGGCGCTGCGCCGCACGCAGGTGCTGCAATATGACGCGCCGGCCGATCTGGGCGGCGCCACGTATTACTTCCAGGAACTGGCGCCTGCCTGA
- a CDS encoding porin family protein gives MMKKKILFAMIASVTAFTGMSAAHAEGAYVGAGVTGNRYNFDIPGATSADNHSGYKAGAKIFAGYDFDKTWAVEGGYADFGSKDYSYVTGAGNGSVKSDSHGYYLAGKASMPVTDKVGVFGKLGVAKVKNSLSGTGLSTGISGNDKTGVYASVGAQYAINEKVSLTAEVEHFGKSADQGRKATGLALGARYNF, from the coding sequence ATGATGAAGAAGAAAATCCTGTTTGCAATGATCGCTTCCGTTACCGCATTCACCGGCATGAGCGCCGCGCACGCCGAAGGCGCCTATGTGGGTGCTGGCGTCACGGGCAACCGTTATAACTTCGATATTCCTGGCGCCACCAGCGCCGATAATCACAGCGGCTACAAGGCCGGCGCCAAGATCTTCGCCGGTTACGATTTCGATAAAACCTGGGCGGTCGAGGGCGGTTACGCCGATTTCGGCAGCAAGGATTACAGCTATGTCACGGGCGCCGGCAACGGTTCCGTGAAAAGCGATTCGCACGGCTACTATCTGGCCGGCAAGGCCAGCATGCCCGTGACCGACAAGGTCGGCGTATTCGGCAAGCTCGGCGTGGCCAAGGTCAAGAATAGCCTGAGCGGCACGGGCCTGTCGACCGGCATCAGCGGCAACGACAAGACGGGCGTGTACGCTTCCGTCGGTGCCCAGTACGCGATCAACGAGAAAGTCTCGCTGACGGCGGAAGTGGAACATTTCGGCAAGAGCGCCGACCAGGGCCGCAAGGCTACGGGCTTAGCTCTTGGCGCACGCTACAATTTCTAA